In a genomic window of Pontibacter liquoris:
- a CDS encoding LacI family DNA-binding transcriptional regulator produces the protein MAKKLSIRDIGKELGISITTVSFILNGKAKEKRISESLTKKVLDFVEQVGFKPNSIAQGLRTGKSGIIALMVEDISNGFFAQVARLIEEEAHKKGYRILYCSTENNAEKTHELIRMFRDRLIDGYIITPPEGVEEDIAELVADNFPVVLADRIIPTLKLNSVVIDNLNSTYNGTNHLISQGFRNIAFVTLRSDQVQMADRLRGYKKAIAAHGLKPFVKKLAFDDAPEKNIAAIAAFLKKHPEVDAVFFGTNYIGIWGLQAIKKLNLSIPADLGVVAFDDLDLFRLYSPPITAVSQPVAEISKQIIQLMLSALDKPAQHTKVQEVVLPATLRIRESSCPGKV, from the coding sequence ATGGCTAAAAAGCTTTCGATACGGGATATTGGGAAAGAACTCGGCATTTCCATCACCACTGTTTCCTTTATACTTAATGGCAAAGCCAAAGAGAAACGTATAAGTGAAAGCTTAACAAAAAAGGTGCTCGACTTTGTGGAGCAGGTGGGCTTTAAACCGAATTCGATCGCGCAGGGGCTCCGGACAGGTAAGTCGGGCATCATTGCCTTGATGGTGGAAGATATCTCGAACGGCTTTTTTGCCCAGGTGGCCCGCCTGATAGAAGAAGAAGCCCATAAAAAAGGATATAGAATCCTCTACTGCAGTACCGAAAACAACGCCGAAAAGACCCATGAGCTGATCAGGATGTTTCGCGACAGGCTCATAGACGGCTATATTATTACGCCGCCCGAAGGCGTGGAAGAAGACATTGCAGAACTGGTAGCAGATAATTTCCCGGTGGTCCTGGCTGACCGTATCATTCCCACACTGAAGCTGAACTCTGTGGTGATCGATAACCTGAACAGCACCTACAATGGCACCAACCACCTCATCAGTCAGGGTTTCCGCAATATTGCTTTCGTTACCCTGCGTTCGGACCAGGTGCAAATGGCTGATCGTTTGCGCGGCTACAAGAAAGCCATCGCGGCCCATGGGCTGAAACCGTTTGTAAAAAAGCTGGCCTTTGATGATGCACCTGAAAAGAACATCGCTGCCATAGCCGCCTTTCTGAAAAAGCATCCGGAAGTGGATGCCGTGTTCTTTGGCACCAACTATATTGGTATCTGGGGCTTGCAGGCGATCAAAAAGCTCAACTTAAGCATTCCTGCTGACCTGGGAGTGGTAGCCTTCGATGACCTGGACCTTTTCAGGCTCTACAGCCCGCCTATTACGGCTGTTTCGCAGCCCGTGGCAGAAATTTCTAAGCAGATCATCCAGCTCATGTTAAGCGCCCTGGACAAACCGGCGCAGCATACGAAAGTACAGGAGGTGGTGCTTCCTGCCACGTTGCGTATCCGGGAGTCATCCTGCCCCGGCAAAGTATAA
- a CDS encoding glycoside hydrolase family 43 protein, which translates to MKKVVLYFLFAGALLQACGRQVPQNNVPVATQTKSTANATTGNPIFPGWYADPEGAIFGNTYWVYPTFSAPYEQQVFFNAFSSPDLVNWTKHEQILDTASVKWAKRAMWAPAIVEKDAKYYLFFSANDVHEGEVGGIGVAVADKPEGPFKDLLGKPLIGEIYNKAQPIDQFVFKDTDGTYYMIYGGWGHCNIARLKDDFTGFIPFPDGSTFKEITPEKYVEGPFMFKKDGKYYFMWSEGGWGGPNYKVAYAISDSPMGPFKRVATILEQDPQVATGAGHNSVMHDAKKDLWYIVYHRRPLGGTDHNYRVTCIDMMSFDENGYINPVKITNEGVSAQPLR; encoded by the coding sequence ATGAAAAAGGTGGTTCTTTATTTCCTGTTCGCGGGTGCCCTTCTGCAGGCATGTGGCCGGCAGGTACCACAAAACAACGTACCCGTAGCAACGCAGACCAAAAGCACAGCGAACGCTACGACCGGCAATCCTATTTTCCCGGGCTGGTATGCCGACCCGGAAGGCGCCATTTTCGGAAACACGTACTGGGTATATCCTACCTTCTCGGCTCCTTATGAGCAGCAGGTGTTTTTCAATGCCTTCTCTTCGCCGGATCTGGTGAACTGGACCAAGCATGAGCAGATCCTGGATACAGCAAGTGTAAAATGGGCAAAACGGGCCATGTGGGCTCCCGCCATCGTGGAAAAAGATGCCAAATACTACCTGTTCTTCAGTGCCAACGATGTGCACGAAGGCGAAGTAGGAGGGATTGGCGTAGCGGTAGCAGATAAGCCCGAGGGGCCTTTTAAAGACCTTCTTGGCAAACCACTGATCGGGGAAATTTATAACAAGGCCCAGCCTATCGATCAGTTTGTCTTTAAAGATACCGACGGCACCTATTACATGATCTACGGAGGCTGGGGCCATTGTAACATAGCCCGGCTAAAAGATGATTTCACCGGTTTCATACCTTTCCCGGATGGCAGTACCTTTAAAGAGATCACGCCGGAGAAGTATGTAGAAGGTCCTTTTATGTTCAAAAAGGACGGTAAGTATTATTTCATGTGGTCGGAAGGCGGCTGGGGAGGCCCTAATTACAAGGTAGCCTATGCCATCAGCGATTCGCCCATGGGTCCTTTTAAACGGGTGGCGACCATCCTGGAGCAGGACCCGCAGGTGGCAACAGGTGCCGGCCATAATTCCGTGATGCATGATGCAAAGAAAGACCTGTGGTATATCGTCTACCACCGCAGACCATTGGGTGGAACAGATCATAACTACCGGGTAACCTGTATCGACATGATGTCTTTTGATGAGAACGGTTACATCAACCCGGTGAAGATCACAAACGAAGGAGTGTCGGCCCAACCGCTCCGGTAA
- a CDS encoding 3-keto-disaccharide hydrolase, producing MIQINKVTGLMLLLVAVLAVSACATKGGSATGKADNTLTKAEKAAGWVLLFDGTSLEHWRGFHKENAPAAWQVEDGAIALVGGQGGDIISKKEYENFELMLDWKISEGGNSGIFFHVSEDPKFKYTWQTGPEMQIIDDERHPDAKQGKNNNRQAGTNYDMHPLATPAVKPVGEYNTVRLVVKDGHVEQYLNGKKVVEYNLWSPEWEALVKGSKFASMPEYGQYKSGYIALQDHGDKVWFKNIKIRPL from the coding sequence ATGATCCAGATAAACAAAGTAACGGGCCTGATGCTGTTGCTGGTTGCTGTACTTGCGGTGAGTGCCTGTGCCACCAAAGGAGGCAGCGCCACCGGCAAAGCGGATAATACCTTAACGAAAGCCGAAAAGGCTGCCGGCTGGGTGCTGCTTTTCGACGGAACCAGCCTGGAACATTGGCGTGGGTTTCATAAAGAGAATGCACCCGCTGCCTGGCAGGTAGAAGACGGCGCAATTGCGCTGGTAGGTGGCCAGGGAGGCGACATCATCTCTAAAAAGGAATATGAGAACTTTGAGCTGATGCTGGACTGGAAGATTTCGGAAGGCGGCAACAGCGGTATTTTCTTTCATGTGTCCGAAGATCCCAAGTTTAAGTATACCTGGCAGACCGGCCCTGAAATGCAGATCATAGACGACGAGCGGCACCCGGATGCTAAACAAGGCAAGAACAACAACCGGCAAGCCGGTACCAACTACGACATGCACCCGCTGGCAACCCCGGCAGTGAAGCCCGTAGGAGAGTACAATACCGTGCGCCTGGTGGTGAAAGACGGCCATGTGGAACAGTACCTGAATGGCAAAAAAGTAGTGGAATATAATTTGTGGAGCCCGGAGTGGGAAGCCCTGGTGAAAGGAAGCAAGTTTGCCAGCATGCCTGAGTACGGCCAGTACAAGAGCGGGTATATTGCCCTGCAGGACCATGGCGACAAAGTATGGTTCAAAAACATCAAGATCCGACCTTTATAA
- a CDS encoding family 16 glycoside hydrolase has translation MTFFKNPGKTWHIAGDVSADMKKQNVLHTSDGAGILVNMPTKRSHGTDLYTGVEHGDMDLELDYLMAKGANSGIYLQGRYELQLEDSWPQTLPTAASNGGVYQRWDDSKPKGQQGYEGYAPRQNVSRAPGLWQHLKISFQAPRFDASGKKTENAKLLRVELNGVLIHENVELSGPTRGAMANDEKPTGPLRFQGDHGAVAFRNISITDYSKPRPELANLTYTVYKGKFEKEPDFNALPPEAKGTSVVMTGGLKELPKDFLIRYTGTLQVPQAGEYTFNLNASGGRGQMKLNNKVVIPMGSREPRAKVTLPAGNVPFELLYTKVVEWDQPAVGLAVAGPGIREYILGDATVNSNRNDAPAGPILVDAPVNTILRSFMDLPSEEVNGRGTRVVHAVNVGNPAKVNYTYDPDNGNVVQVWRGDFLDATPMWYSRGNGSSRPVGAVQYFGKPAFAVAKLSSPQAAWATDTVGTGFRPKGYVLDANDQPTFRYTVYGTTVEDQIRVLENGQGIRRELTVQNPSGTLYARLAAGTAIEPISKDTYLVDGKAYYLRVDDAGGAKPFVRDSEGRKELLLPIQGKVSYSILF, from the coding sequence ATGACCTTCTTCAAAAATCCGGGCAAAACCTGGCATATTGCCGGCGATGTGTCGGCTGATATGAAGAAGCAGAACGTGCTGCATACCTCTGATGGTGCTGGCATACTGGTGAACATGCCTACTAAAAGAAGCCATGGCACCGACCTGTATACCGGCGTAGAACACGGCGATATGGATCTGGAGTTGGATTACCTGATGGCCAAAGGGGCCAATTCGGGCATCTACCTGCAGGGGCGCTATGAGCTGCAACTGGAGGATAGCTGGCCTCAAACCTTGCCAACGGCTGCCAGCAACGGCGGTGTTTACCAGCGCTGGGACGACAGTAAGCCCAAAGGGCAGCAAGGGTATGAAGGGTATGCGCCCCGCCAGAACGTGAGCCGCGCGCCCGGCCTATGGCAACACTTGAAAATCTCTTTCCAGGCGCCCCGCTTTGATGCCAGCGGCAAAAAAACAGAAAATGCCAAATTGCTGCGCGTTGAGTTGAACGGCGTGCTGATCCATGAAAATGTAGAGCTTTCGGGCCCGACACGCGGCGCTATGGCCAACGACGAAAAACCAACCGGGCCGCTCCGCTTTCAGGGCGACCATGGCGCGGTGGCTTTCCGCAATATCAGCATAACAGATTACAGCAAGCCCCGGCCGGAGCTGGCAAACCTGACTTATACCGTGTATAAAGGCAAGTTTGAAAAGGAGCCTGACTTCAATGCCCTTCCGCCTGAAGCAAAAGGAACGTCGGTGGTGATGACGGGCGGCCTGAAAGAGTTGCCAAAAGATTTCCTGATCCGCTATACGGGTACCTTGCAGGTGCCACAGGCTGGCGAGTATACCTTTAACCTGAACGCTTCGGGCGGCAGAGGGCAAATGAAGCTCAATAACAAGGTCGTGATTCCGATGGGTTCTCGCGAACCGCGGGCGAAGGTAACGCTGCCGGCCGGCAACGTGCCGTTTGAGCTGCTCTACACCAAAGTAGTGGAGTGGGACCAGCCTGCTGTGGGCCTGGCGGTGGCTGGCCCCGGCATACGAGAATACATCCTGGGTGATGCGACAGTGAACAGCAACCGCAACGACGCGCCGGCTGGCCCGATCCTGGTTGATGCACCTGTAAATACCATCCTGCGCAGCTTTATGGACCTGCCTTCTGAAGAGGTGAACGGGCGTGGTACCCGCGTGGTGCATGCTGTAAACGTGGGCAACCCTGCTAAAGTAAACTATACCTACGATCCGGATAACGGCAATGTGGTACAGGTATGGCGCGGCGATTTTCTGGATGCTACCCCGATGTGGTACAGCCGGGGCAACGGGTCTTCCAGACCCGTGGGAGCTGTGCAGTATTTTGGCAAGCCGGCCTTTGCAGTAGCCAAATTAAGTTCTCCGCAGGCCGCTTGGGCAACCGACACTGTGGGTACCGGTTTCCGGCCCAAAGGCTATGTGCTGGATGCAAACGATCAGCCAACCTTCCGCTATACTGTGTATGGCACTACGGTAGAAGATCAGATCAGGGTGCTGGAGAATGGCCAGGGAATCAGACGCGAACTGACCGTGCAGAATCCTTCAGGCACACTTTACGCCCGCCTGGCAGCCGGTACTGCTATCGAGCCTATCTCGAAAGATACGTACCTGGTTGACGGCAAAGCTTATTACCTGCGGGTGGACGATGCCGGCGGCGCCAAGCCTTTTGTGCGCGATTCGGAGGGCCGGAAAGAGCTCCTCTTGCCTATCCAGGGTAAAGTTAGCTACTCAATCCTTTTCTAA
- a CDS encoding glutaminase family protein, whose protein sequence is MKKILLLLYACCLSLPFALGQELRAPAYPLITHDPYFSIWSFGDTLNSAVTRHWTGAEQALVGMVKVDGTVYRILGRQPKAYRTLLPSSEEETYGFQYTETAPAPGWMNPQYDDSSWKTGSAPIGDDPAKAKTRWKSEDIWVRRTFSFDQPDFEKLYLKLRHDDNVEVYLNGEQIYTRNGWNNEFEFIPLHQALVNNLKKGKNVLAIHCANTAGGQWLDAGLLTDAPDQQKRPVLTGLQKSVQLNATQTIYNYVCGSVDVTVTFTSPLLLQDLELLARPVSYVSFKAKSNDKAKHDVQLYFGASTNVAVNTQEQEVTAQQYTAGKLAILKAGTQQQPVLQKKGDNVRIDWGYMYVAVPAAAKPVQYVSEAPQALLPFTSPETPAPTALKAGKNLVLSTMVPLGKVGSKTKEQVFLLGYDAQYAVQYFNQNLRPWWKQDTTQTIEKELAQAASKYKKVIQKCEAFDGQLYQNALKAGGKEYAELCELAYRQAVAAHTLVKSPGGELLFLSKENFSNGSINTVDITYPSAPLFLIYNPVLLEGMMNGIFYYSESGRWQKPFPAHDLGTYPIANGQTYGEDMPVEEAGNMLLLTGALARAEGNANYARKHWKTLTTWAEYLQESGFDPANQLSTDDFAGHLARNANLSVKAIEALATYGKLAGMLGEKDTEQKYTDLARQMAQKWMQLADAGDHYALAFGKEDTWSQKYNLVWDKVLDLNIFPASVREQEVRYYLTKQNTYGLPLDSRKTYTKSDWIIWTATLADNENDFQALLQPVWKYATETSSRIPISDWHETTDGKSVGFQARSVVGGYFMKLLEKKWQEKPAIK, encoded by the coding sequence ATGAAAAAGATCCTGTTGTTGCTTTATGCCTGCTGCCTGTCCTTGCCTTTTGCGTTGGGCCAGGAGTTGCGGGCGCCTGCCTATCCGCTCATCACCCACGACCCGTATTTCAGTATCTGGTCGTTTGGCGATACGCTTAACAGCGCTGTTACCAGGCACTGGACCGGCGCCGAACAGGCGTTAGTGGGGATGGTAAAAGTGGATGGAACCGTATACCGTATACTAGGCCGGCAGCCGAAAGCGTACCGGACCCTGCTGCCCTCTTCGGAGGAAGAAACCTATGGTTTCCAGTACACCGAAACGGCCCCGGCCCCCGGCTGGATGAACCCGCAGTATGACGACAGCAGCTGGAAAACAGGCAGTGCGCCGATCGGGGATGATCCGGCAAAGGCAAAAACACGCTGGAAGAGCGAGGATATCTGGGTCAGAAGAACCTTCAGCTTTGACCAGCCTGATTTTGAGAAGCTATACCTCAAATTGCGCCATGATGACAACGTAGAGGTTTACCTGAACGGGGAGCAGATCTATACCCGAAACGGATGGAACAACGAGTTTGAATTCATCCCACTCCATCAGGCACTTGTAAATAATCTTAAAAAGGGCAAAAACGTGCTGGCCATCCATTGTGCCAACACGGCCGGCGGGCAATGGCTGGACGCCGGCCTGCTCACCGACGCGCCCGATCAGCAGAAGCGCCCAGTTTTAACGGGCCTGCAGAAAAGCGTGCAACTGAACGCGACCCAAACTATCTATAACTATGTATGTGGCAGCGTTGATGTGACGGTTACATTCACCTCGCCGCTGCTGCTGCAGGATCTGGAACTGCTGGCCAGGCCGGTGTCGTATGTCTCTTTCAAAGCAAAATCAAACGACAAGGCAAAGCACGACGTGCAGCTGTATTTTGGCGCTTCGACCAACGTGGCCGTCAATACGCAGGAGCAGGAAGTTACCGCCCAGCAGTATACCGCCGGTAAACTGGCTATCCTGAAAGCGGGTACCCAGCAGCAGCCTGTCCTGCAAAAGAAGGGCGATAACGTGCGCATAGACTGGGGCTACATGTATGTGGCTGTGCCTGCAGCGGCAAAACCGGTGCAGTATGTTTCGGAGGCACCGCAGGCACTTTTACCTTTTACCTCGCCCGAAACACCGGCTCCCACCGCTCTGAAAGCAGGTAAAAATCTGGTATTGAGCACGATGGTGCCCCTGGGCAAAGTAGGCAGTAAAACCAAAGAGCAGGTGTTTCTGCTGGGCTATGATGCGCAGTATGCCGTGCAGTACTTTAACCAAAACCTACGGCCCTGGTGGAAACAGGATACGACCCAAACCATCGAAAAAGAACTGGCGCAGGCCGCTAGCAAGTATAAAAAAGTAATTCAAAAATGCGAGGCGTTTGACGGGCAGCTTTATCAGAATGCCCTGAAAGCCGGCGGTAAAGAATATGCCGAGCTGTGCGAGCTGGCTTACCGGCAGGCGGTGGCCGCCCATACGTTGGTAAAGAGCCCCGGTGGCGAGCTGCTGTTCCTTTCAAAAGAGAATTTCAGCAACGGCTCTATCAACACAGTCGATATCACCTATCCTTCAGCCCCGCTCTTTCTGATCTATAATCCGGTGCTGCTGGAGGGTATGATGAACGGTATCTTTTACTACAGCGAGAGCGGCCGGTGGCAAAAGCCTTTTCCAGCGCATGACCTGGGCACGTACCCGATCGCCAATGGGCAGACCTACGGCGAAGACATGCCGGTAGAAGAAGCAGGCAATATGCTGCTGCTCACGGGGGCTCTTGCCCGGGCCGAAGGCAACGCCAACTATGCCCGCAAGCACTGGAAAACCCTGACTACCTGGGCCGAATACCTGCAAGAAAGCGGCTTTGACCCGGCCAACCAACTCTCCACCGACGACTTCGCCGGGCATCTGGCCCGCAATGCGAACCTTTCGGTAAAAGCCATCGAGGCGTTGGCTACATACGGTAAACTGGCCGGCATGCTCGGTGAAAAGGATACGGAGCAGAAATATACCGACCTGGCCAGGCAAATGGCGCAGAAATGGATGCAGCTGGCCGATGCCGGCGACCATTACGCCCTGGCCTTTGGAAAAGAGGATACCTGGAGCCAGAAGTATAACCTGGTGTGGGACAAAGTGCTGGACCTGAACATATTTCCGGCATCGGTGCGGGAGCAGGAAGTTCGCTATTACCTGACAAAGCAAAACACCTATGGCCTGCCGCTCGATAGCCGCAAAACCTACACAAAATCAGACTGGATCATCTGGACCGCCACCCTGGCCGACAACGAAAACGACTTCCAGGCCCTGCTGCAGCCGGTATGGAAGTATGCCACCGAAACATCCAGCCGGATTCCTATCAGCGACTGGCATGAAACCACGGATGGCAAATCGGTTGGCTTCCAGGCCCGCTCGGTGGTGGGCGGCTATTTTATGAAGCTGCTGGAAAAAAAGTGGCAGGAAAAGCCTGCGATCAAGTAA